The Ipomoea triloba cultivar NCNSP0323 chromosome 13, ASM357664v1 genomic interval CATTCTCACAAATCTTTGAAACTCCATAGCCAAATCACCCATAGTTTCTGCACTATAACAAGATGATGTAGATCACAGGATGGCCGGGACATCAGTCCTTCCTCAAACACCCTTGTTGACACTGAAAGAAGATCATAAAAAATCCCCAGAGTTTAGCTCCAGCTTGAAGGAGCAGGAATGGATCTCTCTCATCAAGAAATGCAAGAGCATGAAGGAATTGAAGCAAGTCCATGGCCATATCCTCAAGCTGGGACTGTTCAGCGCTTCCTCCTTCTGCGCAAGCAATCTTCTAGCCACTTGTGCGCTCTCAGACTGGTGCAGCATGGATTACGCCTGCAAAATTTTTCAGGAAATGGATGATCCAGATTCGTTTGAGTTCAACACAATGATTAGGGCGAATGTAAAGGATATGAGCCTAGAAGAGGCTATATTCTTGTACATTGACATGGTAGAGGATGAGGTGATGCCGGATAATTTCACGTTTCCTGCTCTGCTTAAAGCCTGTGCTCATCTCCGGGCTCTTCCAGAAGGAATGCAGATTCATGGGCAGATTTTCAAGTTTGGGGTTGAGGAAGATGTGTTTGTGGAGAACAGTTTGATCAATATGTATGGGAAATGCGGGGAGATAAGGCGTGCCTGTGAGGTGTTCGACAAAATGCGTCATAGAACAGTGGCTTCTTGGAGTGCCCTTATAGCAGGCTATGCAAATTTGGGCATGTGGCTAGACTGCCTTAGGGTTTTCAATGAAATGAACTCTGGGGGAGTGTTTAGGGCAGAGGAAAGTGTATTAGTAAGTGTGTTATCTGCTTGTACACATTTAGGTGCCCTCGATTCGGGGCGGTCCATTCATGGGCATCTGTTAAGGAGCATGAGTGGACTCAACATCATAGTACAGACATCCTTAATAGACATGTATGTAAAATGTGGGTGCCTAGAGAAAGGGCTGTGTCTCTTCCAAAGTATGACAAAGAAGAACCAGATGTCATATAGCGTCGTGATCACTGGCCTTGCCTTGCACGGGCGTGGCCACGAGGCCCTAAGGGTGTTCGGCCAAATGCTAGACGAGGGTTTAGAGCCGGATGGTGTCACTTATGTGAGCGTTTTAACCGCTTGTAGTCATGCTGGCCTAACCAAAGAAGGGATAAGATGTTTCGAGAGGATGTTATCGGAGCACGAGATCAAACCAACGGTTCAACATTACGGGTGCATGGTAGATCTCCTGGGAAATGCAGGCTTCCTAGATGAGGCTTTCGAGCTAATCAACACCATACCCATGGAGCCAAACGACGTTCTGTGGCGTAGCCTGCTAAGTGCCTGCAGAGCTCACAAGAACGTCGAGATGGGGGAAGTTGCAGCAAAGAATCTGTTCGAGCTAAAGCCACAGAACCCTAGTGACTATCTGATGCTATCAAATATGTATGCAAAAGCTCAGAGATGGCAAGAAATGGCTATGATTCGAACCGAAATGGCTAACAAGGGTCTAAAACAAGAACCCGGCTCTTGCATGGTTGAGGTAAACCGAAAGGTGTACAAGTTTGTATCACAAGATATGTCTTATCCCCAGTGCGATGGCGTCTATGAAATGCTCCACCAGATGGAGTGGCAACTGAAATTCGAAGGCTACTCACCCGATACATCGCAGGTATTGATGGACGTCGATGAAGAAGAGAAGAGGCAGAGACTCGGTAATCACAGCCAAAAGCTGGCCATTGCGTTTGCGCTGATACACACATCGCAGGGATCATCTGTAAGGATAGTAAGAAACGTCAGAATGTGTAGCGATTGTCACACGTACACTAAATTTATTTCTACAATCTATGAAAGAGAAATTGTTGTTAGAGATCGGAATCGATTTCACCATTTTAAAGATGGATCTTGTTCATGTAGAGATTACtggtgaatatatataatctctcTTTGTTTAAAACTTGTTTCATGCTTCCATCCATGTAAGTGCCCCTTTCTATCATGCCCTGTAAAACTCTTAAAATGAACTGCATTTTTGGAATATGTTTACAAATTCAACTAAGGAAGAAGAACAGAACTGAACTGATGGGAGAAACTACTTCAGGTGAAAACAGAACATAGCATTGGCTTCCCACAAACTGCACTAACATCAAACCTCATAGTCTAACCCATGCCCTTATAAACcaatatgttctctcttattttttcaatgtgggactatTAACACTTCCCATCAAGTAGACAACtgagtcattttttttaatctaattggTTGACCACTTGAAATTCGATTGGACCCTCCCTTGAAACGAAAGCTTTGGACACAACCAAAGTGAACTGAACAAGCAAGCTTGAGATTGGACTCTCCCCCGAAACAAAATCGGAGTTAAATTTGTTGCAACCCAGGATTGTAATATCAGGACCTGCATGACTAATCCTGTTATAATATGaacaattttgtttttcttcagcTGAAATATTTGTAAACCTCAGTATTACAAAACAAAGGTGAACATGTCCTGTTGTGAAATATATCACCTTGCAAAAGTAGTTTCTGTAAGCATCCTTCGTCTCTTTGCCAAAGGTAGCATGTCCTGTTGTGACTTTATATTTCACAAAATGTTGATGTGGCCCACATGGCCACATCGAAAGATTAGAGAGAAAGAAATGTTTTATGATGGTATAGATTTAACTAGTTAATGAGTTGGATTTAATTTTTCAGTCTTGATTTTATGTAAATGCATTATCACCTCTAATCACAAAACTAGACATACCAACCGAACAAGCAAGCCAATTGGCTCAAGTCACATGCCCAATCTTTCTCAACACATACTTCTTAGGCAAATGGAAGAAAGAGACAAAGATACTCCCCGAGTAAATCTGGAGCTAGAGATAACCCAAAAAGAGTAAAAGGACAAGCCCCAAAGTTGGTATCCTTTATTCATATccctttttctttaatatttttgatacattatattattagagTTGTACActtgtactatacaattttttagacaaaaatacgtctaatttataatttttattttttttccattgatGTTATCATGCACATGTATTCaccatatcttttcttataATCTTTAATAATCTAAatacataataagtctcaatcaaggttatatccttgatttatgtccctctttttgtatgctaataaatgtattcattttgctttaaatgttgtacacttcaatgttattagacaaaaatgtccctactacatttttgttatacaaaattacccttacaccgttataacaccgttaattttaactccatcattattaccatacacatatatctatcatatctttttcctactctttaattatcattttattataatcattatataattaatttaatggttgattatattttaattaaatttttattaatggtaaatcatatatgtgtgtataaaatacatatattatttgtgtatatataattcgaattataaattttaattatttgtatttattaatgttttaatattgggcatgagtTTTCGCGCggtaataatatatgtattgatttcatttacattttattttgtaagaattaattagttattactaaaatataaatatcaaatttataaaaaaaatagtttacatTATTGTAgttattactccatattattataaagtaatatatacatacatatatacatacatacatacatacatatatatatatatatatatatatatatatatatatataaaatctaatctataaaatgaaaaacttaTAAGATTGAAAGGGTTAATACTTAATACTctgtatttatataattattaagttgTACAATATGCTACAAAtattatactatcatttttatcaAACAAAATTACTCTTACCATTAAACTTTCGTCagtatatattaatgttatCAAAGCATTCATTTCATGATAACAAAAAATGCCTTAATCCTTTGACTTCTTTATTAAAATTCTTCCCATGACTACAGTACTAGGAATACTATGATTAATGTCATAAGAAATATTGTGATcaatataatacattaatacatCAACTCAATGAGAATTTTATTGATCTcccaataaaacaataaaacatgATTAACACCAATCATACTAAAggcaaatgaaaaaaaaaaaaaaaaatcttttgaatTAACAGCAATGATAATACATTATCATCTGGGCATATGATGGCAGGCAGCCTGAATCAGTAAACATTTAAAGAAGCTGACAGCCAAAGTTGGATAGTTGGAGGTTGAAATTGCACAAGCAACTTGTCACTTTGCATTTCTTATTTGATGGATCACATTTTCCTTTGTCGTTGTCCACCAGAAGCAGCAAATGAAATGATCCACCGCTTGGTGTTCGTAACAAGCAAAAACGTTACAGATACTTAACCATCCCACGGCCCTCCACACTGATTTTTGATGCTTGAAGGCTCTTCTTTTTAGGTGCTTTCAGTTGCTGTAATCTCTTATTCATCTGCAAGTTGAGAGTAGCTAGATGAGAGATGTCCAGGAATGATGCTAATTGCATCTAACACCATCATTTCCAGCAAAACATAGAACATAGAATCAAACTTCACCTATACATTCAATCTGTTCACACCTTCCACATATGTCCATACTAATGTATCTTGGTTCTACCTCTATTCGTGTTATATCTCAAAAAGAGAAGTTTTCTCAAACAAGATGTGTCAATGAATTATCATATCCTTTTTATAATGTCATTGTTCGGCCACTCTCACATTTAGGTCCATGTATTAAACCAGCTCATTTTTACTCCTACAAATACACTTggaaggaaataaaatatttaagcaTAACAGTGCACTTGGGCAGAGAAGCTCAGCAGctcactaataagtaataaccaGGAATTATGAGAGGACTAAGAGGAGGCAATTTCCATTTCCCAGCACcccaaacaaaaataattagcaGATATCATACATGGTATTCTTTTTCGGATATTTATTctgtttaaattaaattaatttcttaaaatcttAACCTATCAATAAGGGTGACAAGTAAGCAAACCTTCTGTCGCCTCTGGTCTTGCACAATTTGTTTTGCCCTAGCTCTAACTTCGTCTGGATCAACCTTTGACTGAGGACGAACGACAAAATCCATTGACATAGCCTCAGGTCTGGAAGTAAGTTGCCTGGTGGATGACTGACCAGACTTTTGCCCCCTGCAGATTTCCATAAAGATTAAACCTCAGGAATCAACATTGTACGGTACTTGAGTAAAGAAGGCACCCTTCCTAGAGTTGAACAGGTATGATGCGCCATGAATTCTTACTGTGAAAATTCAGCCAAATCAAGGTCATCATCCCTAGACTGCATTCCTGAAGCTTTGTTCATTGGCCTATCATGCAGCAAAAGTTACATCAACGAGTCCAGATAAATCAAAAGCTCATACAAACACAACTGAATGAGATGAATAGATACTTTTTCACAGGTGGCCTTCTAAAAGCAGCCCGCTCTTCTTCATAGTTCTTCATGTCTTCAAACCTTGTACTCTTGTTGAAAATGGGTCGACTCTGGGATCAATTGAGTGCAAGTCAAATAACTAAGCAGATTATTAATCATTTTGAACCACAAAATTACTGACTTTAGTTAAATCTAACCAGAGACAAAAGATTTCGACATAGACTAATATCACAACACAcataatttttacaatactagCAGCAAAGGAGACAACATCCAAGTGATTTTCCAGGAAATTGAAATTTGCTCATATTCAAATGAACCAGCAGAAATTGTGCATCACCAAAAGTTGATTGATAGATGAGAATACAACATCATATTATCCCTTAATATGCAAACAATTTCTAGATTCTGCCAGGTCTATGTTTCTAACTTATTACTTCAGCTTTAGCTATAAAATGGACAGAAATACCCGCACATGACATCACACCATGAATCAGTGAATTTGTTAAGGAATATAACAGTTCATTCCTCAAAATGAACTAC includes:
- the LOC116002981 gene encoding pentatricopeptide repeat-containing protein At1g31920 → MAGTSVLPQTPLLTLKEDHKKSPEFSSSLKEQEWISLIKKCKSMKELKQVHGHILKLGLFSASSFCASNLLATCALSDWCSMDYACKIFQEMDDPDSFEFNTMIRANVKDMSLEEAIFLYIDMVEDEVMPDNFTFPALLKACAHLRALPEGMQIHGQIFKFGVEEDVFVENSLINMYGKCGEIRRACEVFDKMRHRTVASWSALIAGYANLGMWLDCLRVFNEMNSGGVFRAEESVLVSVLSACTHLGALDSGRSIHGHLLRSMSGLNIIVQTSLIDMYVKCGCLEKGLCLFQSMTKKNQMSYSVVITGLALHGRGHEALRVFGQMLDEGLEPDGVTYVSVLTACSHAGLTKEGIRCFERMLSEHEIKPTVQHYGCMVDLLGNAGFLDEAFELINTIPMEPNDVLWRSLLSACRAHKNVEMGEVAAKNLFELKPQNPSDYLMLSNMYAKAQRWQEMAMIRTEMANKGLKQEPGSCMVEVNRKVYKFVSQDMSYPQCDGVYEMLHQMEWQLKFEGYSPDTSQVLMDVDEEEKRQRLGNHSQKLAIAFALIHTSQGSSVRIVRNVRMCSDCHTYTKFISTIYEREIVVRDRNRFHHFKDGSCSCRDYW